The DNA window tgatattttccaGGTATATTTCTCACCAATCGTCGATAACAACCCCATGtataccagcatttaaatattgttgttataattttaaatacacgaAAAACATATGCATGTCTAGGACCTGAAGAATAATTGatcaaacaaaacataataaaaccAATTTTTCAAAAAGTTAAGACTTTACATAGTAGAGACAATTTTAAATGAGTACGGGGATATAGCGTGAAAGCTCTTTCCCTAGTATCACCAATCATCGAACCAAAAAGAAACTCTAGTCAAAAATACGTTTGTAAACGTATACTttcattgatttaaaaaatcaattcactacttttatcaaataaataatcacttaaattaattatcttaaattcatttaaatacatatttctttaatcaaattttaatttgagtattttaaatctaaaaaattatttaaaattcgatcaaaattaattattgttataattaatttcaaaatattagaacatatttttctaaaaaaaaaaattaattatgaagaactagcatgacaccccataACTATGGTTCCCCACTTCAACTCAAAACGTTTTCAGATAAAATCGAatccgtgacattttggtctcttaaactatatttctctaaattttttaaaaataatattttattaaaaagatttctAACACGCAAACCGATCTCGAACTTTTTCCGGGACAAGGGTTTTCCGactatcttatttttattttataatccgaaattaattattttcagaaGTTGTAAACACTACGATgtctcaaaatataaatatttatttaataatcagTGAAATAAGCCtggattttataaaataatagaaacgAGATCtattaaaagtatattaatttaaagaattaaaaaatattataatccaTACCtcctcaataaataaattacttctattgtataaatattaaattatacatataaaaaataataatagtattatcatattattcgacttatttaataatgttgGGATAATAATATCTgtatattactatatatattaacataattaatttagtgaCTTTATAATAGTAATTAAGCTActtaaagtaaaaaatacataaaaacatACATCCTATAACACTAACTTATCACAATCAACACATTAACAAGTTATTAAAGTGATTTAAATATAAGAGCTCTAAAGATTATATAACAAATGTTTTAAAACGGTTAggttaatttgtattattttatagctTGTTTGTTTTTATGTGCTAGgacatatatttatcaattagaATAACTTAGATCTAGTTTGTTCTTGGGAGATAttgaatctttttaaaatttaatatttggtcAAAGTAAGAAAtgaaagttattttattttgatttgatattaaatatttattaatttaaataaaactttttagataaaaagtaggaaaaagtataatattttaaataaagatgtagaattttgtttttgatatttgacttacaaaataaataaatcagatATGAAGCTAAAATATCTGAATCATATTAACAAACTAGACCCTAGTCTCTTTCTTATTCTGACGGCGGccgagatatatatatatttttatataatttatattaatatttgtaggTTTTGAGTTTGGAGGGAAGAGGGACATCGTACGTAACATTGGGTTTGTCGATAAGATCTCGGATTGCGCTAGGTTTTGTTTAGAAGTCTGCATGCCACCGTTTTTTTGTTGATAGTCAAGGAATTGCTTGGATTGCGACCAATGTGCTTTCTCTCAGGTTTTGTTTTCGCCTCTCTTCTCCATCTATCTCTTAATCGAACGTATCTGTTGTTATGCCGCATTGTGATCGATGTTCTCTACCCAGAATTTTAcctttttcttctctttctcggGCCTACAATCCCGACCCGACCTTGATTATCTGTGGGGACGAGTTAGGTATTCGGGAATTTCGCCCTTCTTCCAGAACTACGATTTACATAACCATGTCATGCATTTACTTACATTATTCCTATCTTTAATTATGCCCAGACTTGGCAAGGCGGTCTGGAATTGATGTTTGTAGTTTCACattcaatttttctttcatGCGATTCACCCATTATGCAGTAACTACGGAATTAGATAATGTAAATCCACATTAATGTTTTAACTATAAAAAGCTCTTCCTTTTACATGCTTATGACATTGTTCTCATGGGATTGATTAACTGGgttaaaagttttataattcaCTGTTGTTTGTAGGAAGCTGATGCTTTAATTGAACTTTTATTGGAAGTGAAACTTTTACTTTGGTTCCCCAGGTTACTTCTGTTTCTACTCCATACCCTTTAACAGGAGGATAACAATCAAAATGTTTTTCTTAGAACTTGCAtttagtagtagtagtagtagtagtagtagtaacCTGCTATTTCCTGAAATGTCACTGTAGTCACATGTTTTAGAGTTATAAATTTCACATTTTGTCTGCTGCTGTATCTGCTTTTAACCAGACACGAGTCTTGTTTTCTACTCTTAAGTTTTAAGTGTTCAGTTGAGATGAACACAATTTGCAAGGCTTGACAATTGCTTGATTTTTCACTTTGCAGAACAAACTCGTAAGACACAATGGACCGGAATACATATGAACATGGGATTTCATTCAATCGCATAGAAAATCAAGTTACGCATATTGCTTCACAAACCTCCCAGCTGCATCAAAGTGGTTTAAATTATTGTCCTACCGGAGAAGGAAAATCTCAAACTGATCAAAACAAGAACTCGAGAGCTAACAATGTCAATAGTTTGAGTGAAAATAACAGGTAAGCTTGCCTTGTTAGCATTAAGATTGTTAAACGTAAGATTTACTTTTATCACTGTTTCCATAACATCCATGCTCTTTATGCAGGTCTGAGAATCATATTCAACAAAGTGAAGTTATCTGGGGAGTATGTATGCCACCTTGTCAGCAAGTATTGGAACATGTTAATGTTTCTTCTAATGTATGTACTGcataaataattcaaagttaATTCTGTTTTGTTCCGATGGTTAGGTCAGCTGATGAAATGGTTTCCCTATTGATTATCCcagtattaataataaatacactGCCAGTTCCTTTTCATGATATATAAAAGTCAAATTGGGATATAGATTTTGGTTGCTGCACAAATTATTACATGACTTGagataatatattgtttatttgaCTATAGGAAGGTGCAGACCCACAAGTGCAACCAAGTATGATAAAACATGATCCACTTGATGTTGTTCCATCTAGTCAACAATGTTATATGCCTTTGCTCGGTAAATCATCTTCATTTTTTCCTCCAGCTACTGTTCCTACAAGTTTCAGTGGGCAATGTGGTGCATACAGAACAAATGGCCCCGTCCTCTTTAAAAATGGATCACTTTGTTCTTCCAAGGGTAACCTGGCTACCTTTTTCCTATTTTTCCCATTATATACAACATACAAGTCATCCCATGGTTTTACTTCGGTTTTGCAGTTCCCCCCCTGTCTACTGATTGTTACCAGGGAGTTGCAAGGATTCCTTTGGATTCAGTGAAGTCCAGCCGCTTTTCACTTGAGGGCATGAGACATGTTTCAGCTGCCGCTTCTCCTTCTCCTGATCAATCATCATCTGTCACGTCTTGTTTTGAAATAGACACTGTAGCTTTTGACAGCCGACCTACTTTTCCTGGTAAACCTAATGCATGTATGGATTCTTTGTTCTTCCTAGAAACCTCAagatttttaatagtttaaaatatttaatgcatAACTTAGGTTTCAACTGATTTGTCCATTGACACAACTGTTGTCTTTtgcaacaaaaatattattgttatcaGTACATATATAAATTCTCCTACAATGTATATTGACAGAAAAATATACCCCCCCAAAAAATGTCGTAACCAAACCACATTTACTCTCTTTGATGGCTTGGTTTATCGTTTTCTTTCTCACAGTACTTATTTATTGTCTGAATTTTTATCAGATGAATTAAGATTGAAAAGATATGGAGGGCTTTCCAAAGACAATCAAAATTTATACAATAAGAAGTTCCCCTCAGTGCCAGTGGAAAGCCATGTCTTACCGCCTTCAACTTGCCCAAATTTCTACCCGGAACAAAGGAAGTCCTCCGATATTGCCCCAAATGCATATTTGGATAACTTAGTTCCATTTTCCAATGAAGGAGTATTAAGTTGCAATGTAGTTGTACCTGGGTTTAAAAGACAACAAGAGGCATTTGTGCAATTAGACAAGTCACCAACCGCTGAATACCAACAGCTGAATAAGAAGCATAAATATATCTTTGAACAACAACCATCTGTGTTGCATGATACTCTATCAAACGGTGTTCATTATGCACCATCAGAAAGTTCTGCTCTCATTTCACAGCCGACATTAGTTTCCAGACCTGTGACCAATGTGATGTTATCCAAAGTTCTTATGTGTTACATTAAACACAAATTAGAGCATCCGGGGCATTCACAAGCttcttttttaacttatttgcaTTCAGCTATATGCAGACAAGGCAAATGTAACTGCGACCTATATCTCAAAGCTACATCTCATTTTGATATTTGCCGTAGCTGGGATTGCGTCTTATGCAGCTCTGCCAGAAAATCGCGTGTCAAAGGCCGATCTACTTGGGGATCAAGAAAGCTGGAGAGTAACAAGTTAAGCCACACCATTGCTCGTGATACTGAAGATTTCCCTCCATCTAAACATGTGAAAATGGGCAATATATGTCATGTTGATCCATCAGAAAATGAATCTCATGATGATGTACATGTTATGAATATACAGAAAGGAGCAGAAAAGCCCGTAACAGAAAAATTGCAGGAAGTGCATCTTATTGTGGAAAGATCGATTTGTGTCAGACCACCAGTAGCAAGCAGTGCAGTAATGATCAATAATACGACTGGGATTATAGAGACCCTGAATCCTCATGTCGTAGCAACCAGTGCTCATGATACTGAAGATTTCCCTCCAtctaaacgtgtgaaaatgggCAATATATGTCATGTTGGTCCATCAGAAAATGAATCTCATGATGATGTACATGTTATGAATATGCAGAAAGGAGCAGAAAAGCCTGTAACAGAAAAATTGCAGGAAGTGCATCTTATTGTGGAAAGATCGACTTGTGTCAGACCACCAGTAGCAAGCAGTGCAGTAATGATCAATAATATGACTGGGATTATAGAGACCCTGAACCCTCATGTCGTATGCACTCATCCTGAAGTTCTGAGTGATTGCTCTAAAGTAGTGGAGAAAGTCGGTGAGCCCTGTAAAGCCGTTACGCATGATGTCACAGATAATTCCTTAATAGTAAGATCTGGTATTGTTACTGATAAAATTCTTGACATGACTCACAAAAGATGGGAAGCTGTGTCTGCTTCTATTCACGATACTGAAAATGTTGGCTCAGATAATTTGTCTGCTTCTATTCATCAAACTGAAAATGTTGGCTCAGATAATCTGTCTGCTTCTATTCATAATACTGAAAATGTTGGTTCAGATAATTTATCTGCTTCTATTCATCAAACTGAAAATGTTGACTCAGATAATCTGTCTTCTTCTATTCATAATACTGAAAATGTTGGCTCAGATAATCTTTCGGTCACAAATCCTGTTAGTATATCTTCACTTGCTGAAGCATCCTTCGTCTCTCTAAGAGAGGAGGAGAAGCAAGTCACAGTCATGCCTACTCTAACAGAACATGCAGCAAATTGTGATCTAGTTGCTCCAGAATCTGCTCAAGAGTTAAAGTCAATGGAGTCAAAGACTTTGGGTGTGTCTTTAATTGACTTCTTCACGGCAAAGCAAATAAAGGAACATCTATCAAGTCTCGCACAGAATGTTGGCCAGGTCTGTATAAGTAGACCATCTCAATTGTTTGCAGTTCACTATTGTTATTTCTGATCATTCTTTCCAAATTGTTGCAAACCATTATATCTTGCTATTAAAATCATAAGAAATTTGAGTATTCTTGAAAGATTTCCTTAGCTAGTtctctaagagcttgtttgatgttggttatttgagGGTTTTAATGGATTTTTAccaaaaatcttgtttgatgaaaaagtaggttatttgaatttttaattggttACATTACTATAATGTCCTTTtgcatttaatatttaaattttataaaactaaattaagagtattttagtattttggttgatgaattgagtgatttagtggttgaaaataaatgttatggGATTGTTGGATTTTGGATAGAAATCCCAAAAATACCCACACCAAACAAGCTCTAAAGGTTCACTTTAGATGCATCAAGTGCTATACGACACACCTTCATTTTGTTCATACCttgcatttatattattttctagaCATGGATGCAATCTGAAGAATTCTGATAATTTGTATTTCCATGAACTTACATAGAAAGTCAGGAAGGACATGGATCAGAGCACCATGTCACCCGCTGTTGCTGCAAACTTATGCCAGATGTGTTCCTGGAACAGGTTTGTTTTTGCATCTGCACCAATGTATTGCTCATCGTGCTGTGCCCGTATTAAGCCGAATTCAGTCTACTATTGGGGGACGGATGAAACGGAAACAAGACACTGGTTTTGTACTGGATGCTTTAAGGGGTCACATGGCGATAATATAACATTTCATGGGATTTCGATTTCCAAGGCAAAGCTTACCAAGACAAAGAATActcaagaagatgaagaatttgTAAGCCAAgtgatttgaaattaatttgtatagTTTACTAAAGGTAGTTTATATCATGATCGGATACCACCTTTGCAGTGGGTCCAATGCGATAAATGTGAGGGTTGGCAACACCAGATATGTGCTCTTTACAATGACAAAAGAGATTGCGGAGGAAATGCATCATATATTTGTCCAGGATGCCTCTTAAGGAGAATGGAAATGGGAGAACATGTACCTTTGCCAAAGACTGCTGCTTGTGGAGCGAAAGATTTGCCAATCACCAAGCTCAGTGATCATATTGAGCATAGACTCTTTAAACGTCTCAAGCAAGAAAGGGAAGATAGGGCACGTGCTCAACATAAGAATGTCGATGAGGTAAGTAcaatttgtcttctttcttGGAATGCTGTTGTGCTTAGCACTTTTGAAAACCATTTTAAC is part of the Impatiens glandulifera chromosome 1, dImpGla2.1, whole genome shotgun sequence genome and encodes:
- the LOC124920686 gene encoding histone acetyltransferase HAC1-like isoform X3; this encodes MDRNTYEHGISFNRIENQVTHIASQTSQLHQSGLNYCPTGEGKSQTDQNKNSRANNVNSLSENNRSENHIQQSEVIWGVCMPPCQQVLEHVNVSSNEGADPQVQPSMIKHDPLDVVPSSQQCYMPLLGKSSSFFPPATVPTSFSGQCGAYRTNGPVLFKNGSLCSSKVPPLSTDCYQGVARIPLDSVKSSRFSLEGMRHVSAAASPSPDQSSSVTSCFEIDTVAFDSRPTFPDELRLKRYGGLSKDNQNLYNKKFPSVPVESHVLPPSTCPNFYPEQRKSSDIAPNAYLDNLVPFSNEGVLSCNVVVPGFKRQQEAFVQLDKSPTAEYQQLNKKHKYIFEQQPSVLHDTLSNGVHYAPSESSALISQPTLVSRPVTNVMLSKVLMCYIKHKLEHPGHSQASFLTYLHSAICRQGKCNCDLYLKATSHFDICRSWDCVLCSSARKSRVKGRSTWGSRKLESNKLSHTIARDTEDFPPSKHVKMGNICHVDPSENESHDDVHVMNIQKGAEKPVTEKLQEVHLIVERSICVRPPVASSAVMINNTTGIIETLNPHVVATSAHDTEDFPPSKRVKMGNICHVGPSENESHDDVHVMNMQKGAEKPVTEKLQEVHLIVERSTCVRPPVASSAVMINNMTGIIETLNPHVVCTHPEVLSDCSKVVEKVGEPCKAVTHDVTDNSLIVRSGIVTDKILDMTHKRWEAVSASIHDTENVGSDNLSASIHQTENVGSDNLSASIHNTENVGSDNLSASIHQTENVDSDNLSSSIHNTENVGSDNLSVTNPVSISSLAEASFVSLREEEKQVTVMPTLTEHAANCDLVAPESAQELKSMESKTLGVSLIDFFTAKQIKEHLSSLAQNVGQKVRKDMDQSTMSPAVAANLCQMCSWNRFVFASAPMYCSSCCARIKPNSVYYWGTDETETRHWFCTGCFKGSHGDNITFHGISISKAKLTKTKNTQEDEEFIPPLQWVQCDKCEGWQHQICALYNDKRDCGGNASYICPGCLLRRMEMGEHVPLPKTAACGAKDLPITKLSDHIEHRLFKRLKQEREDRARAQHKNVDEVPGAEDLAVRVVLSVNKLLKVNQQFLDIFNGKDYPTEFPYKSKVILLFQKIEGVDVCLFGMYVQEFGSECGLPNNRCVYISYLDSVKYFRPDIKTVAGEALRTLVYHEILIGYMEYCKKRGFVTGYIWACPPVKGEDYILYCHPGAQKTPRSDKLRNWYKSMLRKATEENIVVQCTNLYDHFFVLKREQNVKITVARLPCFDGDYWSGYAVEMMKNFDKGNGGSSSNTIKKAPTKRIFKSMGHTNPSDDSTKDILIMQKLGQTILPVKEDFIVVSLQFPCTNCNGAILHGRRWSCSQCKSFHICGKCHDDIPHLTEGGTHTTTSGEKHVISEVDVDDLPVDTEDSDVTIENSYFENRHSFLSFCQVNHYQFDTLRRAKHSSMMILYNLHCLTTTTNNCSICNIGITAAANGWHCDTCPKFNVCDSCYQQKGDSCHVHKLSGRTSSSDDCLKVKQLVQKKQKSVEKEALDLMFHISKCTPNNEGRNGSTCSYPNCLKVRELFRHATRCSQRASGGCNHCKKVGSMLKLHSMKCVDMDCIIPHCLSIRNHKKMMILQSEKRRRAAVVP
- the LOC124920686 gene encoding histone acetyltransferase HAC12-like isoform X5, producing the protein MDRNTYEHGISFNRIENQVTHIASQTSQLHQSGLNYCPTGEGKSQTDQNKNSRANNVNSLSENNRSENHIQQSEVIWGVCMPPCQQVLEHVNVSSNEGADPQVQPSMIKHDPLDVVPSSQQCYMPLLGKSSSFFPPATVPTSFSGQCGAYRTNGPVLFKNGSLCSSKVPPLSTDCYQGVARIPLDSVKSSRFSLEGMRHVSAAASPSPDQSSSVTSCFEIDTVAFDSRPTFPGKPNAYELRLKRYGGLSKDNQNLYNKKFPSVPVESHVLPPSTCPNFYPEQRKSSDIAPNAYLDNLVPFSNEGVLSCNVVVPGFKRQQEAFVQLDKSPTAEYQQLNKKHKYIFEQQPSVLHDTLSNGVHYAPSESSALISQPTLVSRPVTNVMLSKVLMCYIKHKLEHPGHSQASFLTYLHSAICRQGKCNCDLYLKATSHFDICRSWDCVLCSSARKSRVKGRSTWGSRKLESNKLSHTIARDTEDFPPSKHVKMGNICHVDPSENESHDDVHVMNIQKGAEKPVTEKLQEVHLIVERSICVRPPVASSAVMINNTTGIIETLNPHVVATSAHDTEDFPPSKRVKMGNICHVGPSENESHDDVHVMNMQKGAEKPVTEKLQEVHLIVERSTCVRPPVASSAVMINNMTGIIETLNPHVVCTHPEVLSDCSKVVEKVGEPCKAVTHDVTDNSLIVRSGIVTDKILDMTHKRWEAVSASIHDTENVGSDNLSASIHQTENVGSDNLSASIHNTENVGSDNLSASIHQTENVDSDNLSSSIHNTENVGSDNLSVTNPVSISSLAEASFVSLREEEKQVTVMPTLTEHAANCDLVAPESAQELKSMESKTLGVSLIDFFTAKQIKEHLSSLAQNVGQKVRKDMDQSTMSPAVAANLCQMCSWNRFVFASAPMYCSSCCARIKPNSVYYWGTDETETRHWFCTGCFKGSHGDNITFHGISISKAKLTKTKNTQEDEEFIPPLQWVQCDKCEGWQHQICALYNDKRDCGGNASYICPGCLLRRMEMGEHVPLPKTAACGAKDLPITKLSDHIEHRLFKRLKQEREDRARAQHKNVDEVPGAEDLAVRVVLSVNKLLKVNQQFLDIFNGKDYPTEFPYKSKVILLFQKIEGVDVCLFGMYVQEFGSECGLPNNRCVYISYLDSVKYFRPDIKTVAGEALRTLVYHEILIGYMEYCKKRGFVTGYIWACPPVKGEDYILYCHPGAQKTPRSDKLRNWYKSMLRKATEENIVVQCTNLYDHFFVLKREQNVKITVARLPCFDGDYWSGYAVEMMKNFDKGNGGSSSNTIKKAPTKRIFKSMGHTNPSDDSTKDILIMQKLGQTILPVKEDFIVVSLQFPCTNCNGAILHGRRWSCSQCKSFHICGKCHDDIPHLTEGGTHTTTSGEKHVISEVDVDDLPVDTEDSDVTIENSYFENRHSFLSFCQVNHYQFDTLRRAKHSSMMILYNLHCLTTTTNNCSICNIGITAAANGWHCDTCPKFNVCDSCYQQKGDSCHVHKLSGRTSSSDDCLKVKQLVQKKQKSVEKEALDLMFHISKCTPNNEGRNGSTCSYPNCLKVRELFRHATRCSQRASGGCNHCKKVGSMLKLHSMKCVDMDCIIPHCLTQQNMVQEYKES
- the LOC124920686 gene encoding histone acetyltransferase HAC1-like isoform X1, with the protein product MDRNTYEHGISFNRIENQVTHIASQTSQLHQSGLNYCPTGEGKSQTDQNKNSRANNVNSLSENNRSENHIQQSEVIWGVCMPPCQQVLEHVNVSSNEGADPQVQPSMIKHDPLDVVPSSQQCYMPLLGKSSSFFPPATVPTSFSGQCGAYRTNGPVLFKNGSLCSSKVPPLSTDCYQGVARIPLDSVKSSRFSLEGMRHVSAAASPSPDQSSSVTSCFEIDTVAFDSRPTFPGKPNAYELRLKRYGGLSKDNQNLYNKKFPSVPVESHVLPPSTCPNFYPEQRKSSDIAPNAYLDNLVPFSNEGVLSCNVVVPGFKRQQEAFVQLDKSPTAEYQQLNKKHKYIFEQQPSVLHDTLSNGVHYAPSESSALISQPTLVSRPVTNVMLSKVLMCYIKHKLEHPGHSQASFLTYLHSAICRQGKCNCDLYLKATSHFDICRSWDCVLCSSARKSRVKGRSTWGSRKLESNKLSHTIARDTEDFPPSKHVKMGNICHVDPSENESHDDVHVMNIQKGAEKPVTEKLQEVHLIVERSICVRPPVASSAVMINNTTGIIETLNPHVVATSAHDTEDFPPSKRVKMGNICHVGPSENESHDDVHVMNMQKGAEKPVTEKLQEVHLIVERSTCVRPPVASSAVMINNMTGIIETLNPHVVCTHPEVLSDCSKVVEKVGEPCKAVTHDVTDNSLIVRSGIVTDKILDMTHKRWEAVSASIHDTENVGSDNLSASIHQTENVGSDNLSASIHNTENVGSDNLSASIHQTENVDSDNLSSSIHNTENVGSDNLSVTNPVSISSLAEASFVSLREEEKQVTVMPTLTEHAANCDLVAPESAQELKSMESKTLGVSLIDFFTAKQIKEHLSSLAQNVGQKVRKDMDQSTMSPAVAANLCQMCSWNRFVFASAPMYCSSCCARIKPNSVYYWGTDETETRHWFCTGCFKGSHGDNITFHGISISKAKLTKTKNTQEDEEFIPPLQWVQCDKCEGWQHQICALYNDKRDCGGNASYICPGCLLRRMEMGEHVPLPKTAACGAKDLPITKLSDHIEHRLFKRLKQEREDRARAQHKNVDEVPGAEDLAVRVVLSVNKLLKVNQQFLDIFNGKDYPTEFPYKSKVILLFQKIEGVDVCLFGMYVQEFGSECGLPNNRCVYISYLDSVKYFRPDIKTVAGEALRTLVYHEILIGYMEYCKKRGFVTGYIWACPPVKGEDYILYCHPGAQKTPRSDKLRNWYKSMLRKATEENIVVQCTNLYDHFFVLKREQNVKITVARLPCFDGDYWSGYAVEMMKNFDKGNGGSSSNTIKKAPTKRIFKSMGHTNPSDDSTKDILIMQKLGQTILPVKEDFIVVSLQFPCTNCNGAILHGRRWSCSQCKSFHICGKCHDDIPHLTEGGTHTTTSGEKHVISEVDVDDLPVDTEDSDVTIENSYFENRHSFLSFCQVNHYQFDTLRRAKHSSMMILYNLHCLTTTTNNCSICNIGITAAANGWHCDTCPKFNVCDSCYQQKGDSCHVHKLSGRTSSSDDCLKVKQLVQKKQKSVEKEALDLMFHISKCTPNNEGRNGSTCSYPNCLKVRELFRHATRCSQRASGGCNHCKKVGSMLKLHSMKCVDMDCIIPHCLSIRNHKKMMILQSEKRRRAAVVP
- the LOC124920686 gene encoding histone acetyltransferase HAC1-like isoform X4, producing the protein MDRNTYEHGISFNRIENQVTHIASQTSQLHQSGLNYCPTGEGKSQTDQNKNSRANNVNSLSENNRSENHIQQSEVIWGVCMPPCQQVLEHVNVSSNEGADPQVQPSMIKHDPLDVVPSSQQCYMPLLGKSSSFFPPATVPTSFSGQCGAYRTNGPVLFKNGSLCSSKVPPLSTDCYQGVARIPLDSVKSSRFSLEGMRHVSAAASPSPDQSSSVTSCFEIDTVAFDSRPTFPGKPNAYELRLKRYGGLSKDNQNLYNKKFPSVPVESHVLPPSTCPNFYPEQRKSSDIAPNAYLDNLVPFSNEGVLSCNVVVPGFKRQQEAFVQLDKSPTAEYQQLNKKHKYIFEQQPSVLHDTLSNGVHYAPSESSALISQPTLVSRPVTNVMLSKVLMCYIKHKLEHPGHSQASFLTYLHSAICRQGKCNCDLYLKATSHFDICRSWDCVLCSSARKSRVKGRSTWGSRKLESNKLSHTIARDTEDFPPSKHVKMGNICHVDPSENESHDDVHVMNIQKGAEKPVTEKLQEVHLIVERSICVRPPVASSAVMINNTTGIIETLNPHVVATSAHDTEDFPPSKRVKMGNICHVGPSENESHDDVHVMNMQKGAEKPVTEKLQEVHLIVERSTCVRPPVASSAVMINNMTGIIETLNPHVVCTHPEVLSDCSKVVEKVGEPCKAVTHDVTDNSLIVRSGIVTDKILDMTHKRWEAVSASIHDTENVGSDNLSASIHQTENVGSDNLSASIHNTENVGSDNLSASIHQTENVDSDNLSSSIHNTENVGSDNLSVTNPVSISSLAEASFVSLREEEKQVTVMPTLTEHAANCDLVAPESAQELKSMESKTLGVSLIDFFTAKQIKEHLSSLAQNVGQKVRKDMDQSTMSPAVAANLCQMCSWNRFVFASAPMYCSSCCARIKPNSVYYWGTDETETRHWFCTGCFKGSHGDNITFHGISISKAKLTKTKNTQEDEEFIPPLQWVQCDKCEGWQHQICALYNDKRDCGGNASYICPGCLLRRMEMGEHVPLPKTAACGAKDLPITKLSDHIEHRLFKRLKQEREDRARAQHKNVDEVPGAEDLAVRVVLSVNKLLKVNQQFLDIFNGKDYPTEFPYKSKKIEGVDVCLFGMYVQEFGSECGLPNNRCVYISYLDSVKYFRPDIKTVAGEALRTLVYHEILIGYMEYCKKRGFVTGYIWACPPVKGEDYILYCHPGAQKTPRSDKLRNWYKSMLRKATEENIVVQCTNLYDHFFVLKREQNVKITVARLPCFDGDYWSGYAVEMMKNFDKGNGGSSSNTIKKAPTKRIFKSMGHTNPSDDSTKDILIMQKLGQTILPVKEDFIVVSLQFPCTNCNGAILHGRRWSCSQCKSFHICGKCHDDIPHLTEGGTHTTTSGEKHVISEVDVDDLPVDTEDSDVTIENSYFENRHSFLSFCQVNHYQFDTLRRAKHSSMMILYNLHCLTTTTNNCSICNIGITAAANGWHCDTCPKFNVCDSCYQQKGDSCHVHKLSGRTSSSDDCLKVKQLVQKKQKSVEKEALDLMFHISKCTPNNEGRNGSTCSYPNCLKVRELFRHATRCSQRASGGCNHCKKVGSMLKLHSMKCVDMDCIIPHCLSIRNHKKMMILQSEKRRRAAVVP
- the LOC124920686 gene encoding histone acetyltransferase HAC12-like isoform X6, producing the protein MDRNTYEHGISFNRIENQVTHIASQTSQLHQSGLNYCPTGEGKSQTDQNKNSRANNVNSLSENNRSENHIQQSEVIWGVCMPPCQQVLEHVNVSSNEGADPQVQPSMIKHDPLDVVPSSQQCYMPLLGKSSSFFPPATVPTSFSGQCGAYRTNGPVLFKNGSLCSSKVPPLSTDCYQGVARIPLDSVKSSRFSLEGMRHVSAAASPSPDQSSSVTSCFEIDTVAFDSRPTFPGKPNAYELRLKRYGGLSKDNQNLYNKKFPSVPVESHVLPPSTCPNFYPEQRKSSDIAPNAYLDNLVPFSNEGVLSCNVVVPGFKRQQEAFVQLDKSPTAEYQQLNKKHKYIFEQQPSVLHDTLSNGVHYAPSESSALISQPTLVSRPVTNVMLSKVLMCYIKHKLEHPGHSQASFLTYLHSAICRQGKCNCDLYLKATSHFDICRSWDCVLCSSARKSRVKGRSTWGSRKLESNKLSHTIARDTEDFPPSKHVKMGNICHVDPSENESHDDVHVMNIQKGAEKPVTEKLQEVHLIVERSICVRPPVASSAVMINNTTGIIETLNPHVVATSAHDTEDFPPSKRVKMGNICHVGPSENESHDDVHVMNMQKGAEKPVTEKLQEVHLIVERSTCVRPPVASSAVMINNMTGIIETLNPHVVCTHPEVLSDCSKVVEKVGEPCKAVTHDVTDNSLIVRSGIVTDKILDMTHKRWEAVSASIHDTENVGSDNLSASIHQTENVGSDNLSASIHNTENVGSDNLSVTNPVSISSLAEASFVSLREEEKQVTVMPTLTEHAANCDLVAPESAQELKSMESKTLGVSLIDFFTAKQIKEHLSSLAQNVGQKVRKDMDQSTMSPAVAANLCQMCSWNRFVFASAPMYCSSCCARIKPNSVYYWGTDETETRHWFCTGCFKGSHGDNITFHGISISKAKLTKTKNTQEDEEFIPPLQWVQCDKCEGWQHQICALYNDKRDCGGNASYICPGCLLRRMEMGEHVPLPKTAACGAKDLPITKLSDHIEHRLFKRLKQEREDRARAQHKNVDEVPGAEDLAVRVVLSVNKLLKVNQQFLDIFNGKDYPTEFPYKSKVILLFQKIEGVDVCLFGMYVQEFGSECGLPNNRCVYISYLDSVKYFRPDIKTVAGEALRTLVYHEILIGYMEYCKKRGFVTGYIWACPPVKGEDYILYCHPGAQKTPRSDKLRNWYKSMLRKATEENIVVQCTNLYDHFFVLKREQNVKITVARLPCFDGDYWSGYAVEMMKNFDKGNGGSSSNTIKKAPTKRIFKSMGHTNPSDDSTKDILIMQKLGQTILPVKEDFIVVSLQFPCTNCNGAILHGRRWSCSQCKSFHICGKCHDDIPHLTEGGTHTTTSGEKHVISEVDVDDLPVDTEDSDVTIENSYFENRHSFLSFCQVNHYQFDTLRRAKHSSMMILYNLHCLTTTTNNCSICNIGITAAANGWHCDTCPKFNVCDSCYQQKGDSCHVHKLSGRTSSSDDCLKVKQLVQKKQKSVEKEALDLMFHISKCTPNNEGRNGSTCSYPNCLKVRELFRHATRCSQRASGGCNHCKKVGSMLKLHSMKCVDMDCIIPHCLSIRNHKKMMILQSEKRRRAAVVP